In one window of Sandaracinaceae bacterium DNA:
- a CDS encoding 6-phosphofructokinase: MNACVRAIGRVTETAGAELLAVMDGYAGLLDNRIFPLERADLDARASHGGTRLGTARCAAFMQPEGRARAAENLRATGADALVVIGGDGGMRGALALMNEQGIAVGGVPGTIDCDVLGTDETIGFDTAVGRGVEAIDRLRDTAESHHRVFLVEVMGRHSGAIAMAVGVAGGAEAIVTPEWPTDVPVLAAHLIAEWAKRNSSWWWWPRVTTKAARQRSPRRCCRPCPAPTCASRCWATCSAVVAQPTRPAPGGTPWVPTWPAGSWPGSAASCPAWHGDVRRVPIAEWRAATRSPPRGSRTWRARCRCSAERAVQPESFLMFVSGRLVSAP; encoded by the coding sequence ATGAACGCCTGCGTGCGCGCCATCGGTCGTGTGACCGAGACGGCCGGTGCGGAGCTGCTGGCCGTCATGGATGGCTACGCGGGTCTGCTCGATAACCGCATCTTCCCCCTCGAGCGTGCGGACCTCGACGCGCGCGCCTCGCACGGCGGTACACGCCTCGGCACGGCACGCTGTGCGGCCTTCATGCAGCCCGAGGGGCGCGCCCGCGCCGCGGAGAACCTGCGCGCGACGGGCGCGGACGCGCTGGTGGTCATCGGTGGCGACGGCGGCATGCGCGGGGCGCTCGCCCTCATGAACGAGCAAGGCATCGCGGTGGGCGGGGTGCCCGGGACCATCGACTGCGACGTTCTCGGCACCGACGAGACCATCGGCTTCGACACCGCCGTGGGGCGCGGCGTGGAGGCTATCGACCGCCTGCGTGACACCGCCGAGAGCCACCACCGCGTGTTCCTCGTGGAGGTCATGGGCCGGCACTCGGGCGCCATCGCCATGGCCGTGGGCGTGGCCGGCGGGGCGGAGGCCATCGTCACGCCCGAGTGGCCCACCGACGTGCCCGTCTTGGCGGCTCATCTGATCGCCGAGTGGGCGAAGCGGAACTCGAGCTGGTGGTGGTGGCCGAGGGTGACGACCAAGGCGGCGCGGCAGCGCTCGCCGCGGCGTTGCTGCCGCCCGTGCCCGGCGCCGACATGCGCGTCACGGTGCTGGGCCACGTGCAGCGCGGTGGTCGCCCAGCCCACGCGACCGGCTCCTGGCGGCACGCCGTGGGTGCCGACGTGGCCAGCGGGCTCTTGGCCGGGGAGCGCGGCTTCATGTCCGGCATGGCACGGTGACGTGCGGCGCGTGCCCATCGCCGAGTGGCGTGCGGCAACCAGGAGCCCGCCACGCGGCTCGCGGACCTGGCGCGCGCGCTGTCGTTGCTCAGCTGAGCGCGCGGTCCAACCTGAGAGCTTTCTCATGTTCGTCTCAGGGCGGCTCGTGTCGGCGCCGTAG